A portion of the Candida dubliniensis CD36 chromosome R, complete sequence genome contains these proteins:
- a CDS encoding glucose phosphomutase, putative (Similar to S. cerevisiae PGM2), which produces MSELSIKTIETKPFQDQKPGTSGLRKKVTVFQQPHYTENFIQSILDAIPEGAQNSTLVIGGDGRFYNDVVIQLIIKIAAANGVKKLILGQNGILSTPATSHVIRIRQATGGIILTASHNPGGPENDLGIKYNLGNGGPAPESVTNKIFEISKKLTQYKLIELPTVDLSKIGSIVIGPIEIEIIDSTKDYVDMLKSIFDFPLIKSFLDKATKEQDFKVLFDALNGVTGPYGYEIFINELGLPESSIQNYKPLPDFGGLHPDPNLTYAHTLVERVDKENIAFGAASDGDGDRNMIYGAGTFVSPGDSVAIISEYADSIPYFQKQGVYGLARSMPTSGAIDLVAANKNLQCYEVPTGWKFFCSLFDAKKLSICGEESFGTGSNHIREKDGLWAIVAWLNVLAGYNKQNPNSKTSIEIVQNSFWEKYGRTFFTRYDYENVSSEGAGQLMDLLQSIVNEKSVGDELSPGYIIKQADNFSYTDLDGSVSPNQGLFIKFTNGLRFIVRLSGTGSSGATVRLYLEKHCDDKSKYHLKVDEYLANEIQFVLELLKFKQFLNKEQPDVRT; this is translated from the coding sequence ATGTCggaattatcaattaaaacaattgaaactaAACCATTTCAAGATCAAAAACCTGGGACTTCTGgattaagaaaaaaagtcACAGTATTCCAACAACCTCACTATACCgaaaatttcattcaatcaattttggaTGCAATTCCTGAAGGTGCTCAAAATTCAACATTAGttattggtggtgatggaagattttataatgatgttgttattcaattaattattaaaattgcTGCAGCTAATGGagttaaaaaattgattcttgGTCAAAATGGGATTTTATCAACTCCAGCAACATCTCATGTAATTAGAATTAGACAGGCCACTGGTGGGATTATTTTAACTGCTAGTCATAATCCTGGTGGTCctgaaaatgatttaggaattaaatataatttaggTAATGGTGGACCAGCTCCTGAATCAGTTACTAATaagatttttgaaatttcgaaaaaattgactcaatataaattaattgaattaccAACAGTTGATTTATCTAAAATTGGttctattgttattggaccaattgaaattgaaatcattgattCAACGAAAGATTATGTTGATAtgttgaaatcaatttttgatttcccattaattaaatcattcCTTGATAAAGCTACTAAAGAACAAGATTTCAAAGTATTATTTGATGCATTAAATGGTGTTACTGGTCCTTATGGCtatgaaatatttattaatgaattaggATTACCTGAATcatcaattcaaaattataaacCTTTACCTGATTTTGGGGGATTACATCCAGATCCAAATTTAACTTATGCTCATACTTTAGTTGAAAGAGttgataaagaaaacatTGCTTTTGGTGCTGCTTCagatggtgatggtgataGAAATATGATTTATGGTGCTGGGACTTTTGTTTCACCAGGTGATTCAGTTGCAATTATATCTGAATATGCTGATTCTATTCCATATTTCCAAAAACAAGGAGTTTATGGTTTAGCTAGATCAATGCCAACTTCTGGTGCTATTGATCTTGTTGCTgctaataaaaatttacaatGTTATGAAGTTCCTACTGGTTGGAAATTTTTCTgttcattatttgatgcTAAAAAATTGAGTATTTGTGGTGAAGAAAGTTTTGGTACTGGACTGAATCATATTAGAGAAAAAGATGGATTATGGGCTATTGTTGCTTGGTTAAATGTATTAGCTGGttataataaacaaaatcctaattcaaaaacttcaattgaaattgttcaaaattCATTTTGGGAAAAATATGGTCGAACTTTTTTCACTAGAtatgattatgaaaatGTTTCTAGTGAAGGTGCTGGTCAATTAATGGATTTATTACAATCAAttgttaatgaaaaatctGTTGGTGATGAATTAAGTCCAggttatattattaaacaagCAGATAATTTCTCTTATACTGATTTAGATGGTAGTGTTTCACCAAATCAaggattatttattaaatttactAATGGGTTAAGATTTATTGTTAGATTATCAGGGACAGGATCTTCTGGTGCTACCGTTAGATTATATTTAGAAAAACATTGTGATGATAAATCTAAATATCATTTGAAAGTTGATGAATATTTGGCTAatgaaattcaatttgttttggaattattgaaatttaaacaatttttaaataaagaaCAACCAGATGTACGTACATAA
- a CDS encoding beta-mannosidase precursor, putative (Similar to S. cerevisiae ALG5), protein MAVDLTNWQFRQISNHIKSPLISNQWYDTKNFSSHQIHVDLLYANIIPDPFIDDNEIHVQWIGELDWQYRCIFDVPGTSIGNASLIFEGIDTFADIQLNNKTILTTENYFQKHIIPITVNSHNELIITFNSSLKVGQELEQEYGKLQVWNGDSSRVYVRKPQFQYGWDWGPTLNTCGFESIKLITEKDHVNDFFIRYNLNQEMNIAELSIEIDFLFDDYPESLEIKIKDDADVVIDSIVPTSSITNYNISNVKLWYPRNQGEQPLYTFSLFVNGMCKTTLKVGFRKIELVQLNDKYGKSFYFKINNIPTQIFGTNWIPAHSFQSQLTDLEYQQWINLIVNGGYNLIRIWGGGQYEKDILYSLCDEVGILIWQDFMFACGIYPQTIIESVTQEVEDQLIRLRQHCSIVIYAGNNEDYQIAESINLDTNNFTQFPAKHIYEHIIPAKINKLCNLTPYHYGSPYSDHSHKSSNPTIGDLHQWNVWHGTHEPYQNWPQLSGRFVSEFGMLSYPSLNTLAKYINESQLSINSTLLNFHTKAAGKEQLNNYLWNNFPKPKSLEISHYIYLTQLLQSEAMSLAYRYWRQNWKDYKTGGIIMWQLNDCWPSISWSSIDFLKVPKLAYYGVKREISQIGIACRRFQIKQQTYKQQNVFEVKQCLDIWGVGEFSKIDVEIEFYNEHGELYFSKSINSCVFLKNKVNMVAEKLCFDNLNDNSIIYLKLIQNGRTIAQSSDWPQPLKKLSWNQMATNITLEYLGEGNFQVSTTKPVKGLEFYFDSIDNYLFDDNGIDLFPNDPQIIHVNGFDNLDVSKIRYRHLVSI, encoded by the coding sequence ATGGCAGTGGATTTAACTAACTGGCAATTTCGTCAAATATCAAACCACATAAAATCACCATTAATTTCCAACCAATGGTACGACACCAAGAATTTCTCATCACACCAAATACATGTTGATCTTTTATATGCAAATATCATCCCTGATccatttattgatgataatgaaattcaTGTGCAATGGATTGGTGAATTGGATTGGCAATATCGATGTATATTTGATGTTCCAGGAACCTCGATTGGTAATGCTAGTTTGATATTTGAAGGTATTGATACATTTGCTGATATACAactaaacaacaaaaccaTTTTAACCACTGAGAATTATTTCCAAAAACATATTATCCCCATAACAGTAAACAGTCataatgaattgataattaCATTTAATAGTAGTTTAAAAGTTGGTCAAGAGTTAGAACAAGAATATGGGAAATTACAAGTTTGGAATGGTGATAGTTCACGAGTTTATGTTAGGAAAccacaatttcaatatgGATGGGATTGGGGTCCTACTTTAAACACTTGTGGGTTTGAATctattaaattgattactGAAAAAGATCatgttaatgatttttttatacgatacaatttaaatcaagaaatgaACATTGctgaattatcaattgaaattgattttttgtttgacgACTATCCAGAAAGTTTAGAAATTAAGATAAAAGATGATGCAGatgttgttattgataGTATTGTACCAACAAGTTCTATCAccaattataatattagCAATGTCAAATTATGGTATCCCAGAAACCAAGGAGAACAACCCCTTTacacattttctttatttgtCAATGGGATGTGCAAGACTACACTTAAAGTTGGGTTTagaaaaatagaattagTTCAATTGAATGACAAATATGGtaaatcattttatttcaaaatcaacaatataCCAACACAAATTTTTGGAACAAATTGGATCCCTGCTCATTCCTTCCAGTCCCAATTAACCGACTTGGAGTATCAACAATGGATCAATTTGATAGTTAATGGTGGATATAATTTGATTCGAATTTGGGGTGGTGGTCAATatgaaaaagatattttatattcattatGTGACGAAGTTGGTATTTTGATTTGGCAAGATTTTATGTTTGCCTGCGGGATTTATCCTCAAACTATAATAGAATCAGTTACACAAGAAGTTGaagatcaattaattaGATTGAGACAACATTGTTCAATAGTAATCTATGCTGGTAACAATGAAGATTATCAGATTGCCGAACTGATAAACCTTGATACCAATAATTTTACTCAATTCCCAGCAAAACATATCTATGAACATATAATACCTGctaaaatcaacaaattgtgTAATTTAACTCCATATCATTACGGGTCTCCGTATTCAGACCATTCACACAAATCTTCTAATCCAACAATAGGAGATTTACATCAATGGAATGTTTGGCATGGTACTCATGAACCATATCAGAACTGGCCTCAATTATCAGGTAGATTTGTATCAGAATTTGGAATGCTATCGTACCCGTCTTTGAATACATTGGCGAAATATATCAATGAATcacaattatcaattaattcaactttACTAAATTTCCATACTAAAGCTGCTGGTAAAgaacaattaaataacTATTTATGGAATAATTTCCCTAAACCAAAATCACTTGAAATTTCACATTACATTTATTTGACACAATTACTTCAATCCGAGGCAATGTCGTTAGCTTATCGCTATTGGAGACAGAATTGGAAAGACTACAAAACTGGTGGGATAATTATGTGGCAGTTAAATGATTGTTGGCCAAGTATATCATGGTCTTCcattgattttttaaaagttCCTAAATTGGCATATTATGGTGTAAAGAGAGAGATTCTGCAAATTGGGATAGCTTGTAGgagatttcaaattaaacAGCAAACCTACAAACAGCAAAATGTATTTGAAGTTAAGCAGTGTTTAGATATATGGGGAGTTGGCGaattttctaaaattgatgttgaaatTGAGTTTTATAATGAACATGGTGAATTGtatttttccaaatcaataaacaGTTGTGTTTTCCTCAAAAACAAGGTGAATATGGTTGCGGAGAAGTTATGTTTTGATAACTTAAACGATAAtagtattatttatttaaaattaatacaAAATGGCAGAACCATAGCTCAATCAAGTGATTGGCCACAAccattgaagaaattgtcATGGAATCAAATGGCGACAAATATTACATTAGAATATCTAGGAGAAGGAAATTTCCAAGTATCAACAACCAAACCTGTTAAAGGACttgaattttattttgattctattgataattatctatttgatgataatggaattgatttattcCCTAACGATCCTCAAATAATACATGTTAATGGCTTTGACAACCTCGATGTTAGTAAAATACGATATAGACATTTAGTGAGTATTTAG
- a CDS encoding cirt family transposase, pseudogene, putative (transposable element): protein MSKHEVEEIAMQAAINDIKSGAISALRKAARKYGLCETLRKRLQGVLPQKMAHSKQQLFSPLQEDMIAEWILESEKEGTPRTGKDMVGLEDLKKRHSEIHTVDKKLVSSLTMKSTSRNQAEKFFNNFNQLINDNNIRHENVFRVDVTKYIMGKRNSLKSVIPGDDNKIYVQSFEGYDTCTVIEAVGMTGNDGPIGIVFSGTDLKSKWINGGYFKARHQLNISPEKIIDCWATTGMYPNNIRKVVSLSRDLVAKLNTETEKKKRRANTTTSKGHETPWVEDIHEHTQEVMAKLEIMENCKRVSRKKERK, encoded by the exons ATGAGTAAGCACGAAGTTGAGGAGATTGCTATGCAAGCGGCCATCAACGATATTAAAAGTGGAGCAATATCTGCACTTCGAAAAGCAGCTCGAAAATATGGTCTTTGT GAAACATTAAGGAAACGGTTACAAGGAGTTCTCCCCCAAAAAATGGCTCATTcgaaacaacaactttttAGTCCATTACAAGAAGATATGATTGCTGAATGGATTCTTGAATCAGAGAAAGAAGGCACACCAAGAACTGGTAAAGACATG GTTGGTTTAGAggatttaaaaaaaagacatcTGGAAATTCATACAGTGGATAAAAAGTTGGTATCGAGTTTGACCATGAAATCAACTAGTCGTAATCAAGCCgagaaatttttcaataatttcaaccaattgataaatgataataatattcgTCATGAAAATGTATTTAGAGTTGATGTTACAAAATATATCATGGGGAAACGGAATAGTTTAAAACTGGTTATACctggtgatgataataaaatctATGTTCAATCTTTTGAAGGCTATGATACTTGTACAGTGATTGAAGCCGTTGGTATGACAGGTAATGATGGTCCAATAGGTATTGTATTCAGTGGAACCGACTTGAAATCCAAATGGATCAATGGA GGATATTTTAAAGCAAGACaccaattgaatatatctCCAGAAAAgattattgattgttggGCTACTACAGGGATGTATCCAAATAATATTCGAAAAGTTGTGAGTTTATCAAGAGATTTAGTTGCAAAACTCAATACTGAAActgagaaaaaaaaaagaagagcTAATACCACCACTAGTAAAGGACATGAAACTCCTTGGGTTGAAGATATCCATGAACATACACAAGAAGTTATGGccaaattggaaattatgGAAAATTGCAAAAGGGTGTCGaggaaaaaagaaagaaagtaG
- a CDS encoding GATA zinc finger protein, putative (Similar to S. cerevisiae GZF3): MMSMSDIQQRPQIPTTTVNVSTAAVNTTSGTTPTTTPTSPIDNIAKHEVQVKPSEDQPVKPKLEQHPDQPSKPPPEQQQQQQQLPTPPTKPPKTTANTSATSTKMSMSGPVCGNCQTQTTPLWRRDETGQVLCNACGLFLKLHGRARPISLKTDTIKSRNRVKQNGSNSQSSKSSGANTPELKSKEGKSGKKSPKSKKKSLTNGNSNGNTSHEHNTLTPLLPATSNNTPTFKSTTNQQQQQQQSQSQSQQHQQQHHHHHNHHYLPNHVLQTHQVPLHYPSSTPTQFAPGLQRITSPLLLSTTSSSSSIRTEPNNNSKLTPIQAAAGALENMSNELGPSATFKKGNNINGVSLMNKTKKDISSISGSSSIFSSVAPSSSSLSSTSSTSIMTTNNPAPKLPSLGSKISSPSSQPFTRSTTPLQTLPPLHKIASHESSLPPLHNISNYNNNSSGSGDGSGQQSMPTNSQTGQSPINGNQDNNNNNNNNSNNNNNNNNGNNFTTSAHEVTLLKTRISELELVNDLYRTRIMELEAMEQAARLRESSMKKRLDEVMNLQINYQNLLNNGVSSQQQPPPQPQTSGQYYNNNNNNDQGSQSISPNVSITGSTTITSPNSRSKIISETTPTHQQQLGVQVNNNESIILPPLKRERTDELKDGNDNKKVKI, translated from the coding sequence ATGATGTCTATGAGTGATATCCAACAACGTCCTCAAATCCCAACTACTACTGTCAATGTTAGTACTGCTGCAGTTAACACCACAAGTGGGACTACTCCTACTACTACTCCTACTTcaccaattgataatattgcCAAACATGAAGTACAGGTTAAACCATCAGAAGATCAACCAGTGAAACCTAAACTTGAACAACACCCTGATCAACCTTCAAAACCACCCCCagagcaacaacaacaacaacagcaattaCCAACACCTCCTACAAAACCACCTAAGACAACTGCCAATACAAGTGCAACTTCTACTAAAATGTCCATGTCTGGACCAGTTTGTGGGAATTGTCAAACTCAAACTACTCCCTTATGGAGAAGAGATGAAACAGGTCAAGTATTGTGTAATGCCTGTGgattatttttgaaattacaTGGACGTGCAAGACCAATTAGTTTAAAGACTGATacaattaaatcaagaaataGAGTCAAACAAAATGGAAGTAATTCCCAATCAAGTAAATCTTCTGGAGCCAATACCCCTGAATTAAAATCTAAAGAAGGTAAATCGGGTAAAAAATCACCAAAactgaaaaagaaatcactTACCAATGGCAATAGCAATGGTAATACTTCTCATGAACATAATACTTTAACCCCATTATTACCAGCTACTAGTAATAACACTCCCACTTTTAAAAGTACcacaaatcaacaacaacaacaacaacagctgCAGCTGCAGCTgcaacaacaccaacaacaacatcaccaccaccataatcatcattatttacCTAATCATGTATTACAAACTCATCAAGTACCATTACATTATCCTTCTTCAACTCCTACTCAATTTGCTCCAGGTTTACAAAGAATCACTTCTCCTTTGTTATTGTCTACtacttcatcttcttcatcaataagAACTGAACcaaacaataatagtaaACTAACTCCAATTCAAGCTGCTGCTGGTGCGTTAGAAAATATGTCGAATGAATTAGGTCCTAGTGCTACTTTTAAAAAAGGTAATAACATCAATGGAGTATcattaatgaataaaactaaaaaagatatttcttcaattagtggttcatcatcaatattttctAGTGTTGCaccatcttcttcatcattatcttctACTTCATCTACTAGTATTATGACCACCAATAATCCAGCACCAAAATTACCTAGTTTAGgatcaaaaatttcatcaCCTTCATCTCAACCTTTTACTCGTTCTACTACTCCTTTACAAACATTGCCTCCATTACACAAGATAGCGTCACATGAATCATCTTTACCCCCATTACATAATATTTccaactacaacaacaatagtagtggtagtggtgaTGGTAGTGGACAACAATCTATGCCTACAAATTCTCAAACTGGTCAATCACCAATCAATGGTAATcaagacaacaacaacaacaacaacaacaacagcaataataataacaataacaataatggGAATAATTTCACTACATCAGCTCATGAAGTTActttattgaaaacaagaatatctgaattagaattagtCAATGATTTATATCGAACCAGAATTATGGAATTAGAAGCAATGGAACAAGCAGCTAGATTAAGAGAAAGTTCCATGAAGAAAAGATTAGATGAAGTAATGAATTTacaaataaattatcaaaatttacTCAATAATGGGGTTTCCtcccaacaacaaccaccaccacaacctCAGACAAGTGGccaatattataataacaacaacaacaatgatcAAGGATCACAATCTATAAGTCCAAATGTGAGTATTACTGGATCAACTACAATTACATCACCTAATTCAAGAAGTAAAATAATATCAGAAACTACTCCAactcatcaacaacaattgggGGTGCaagttaataataatgaatcaattatattacCTCCTTTAAAAAGAGAACGAACtgatgaattaaaagatggaaatgataataaaaaagtTAAAATATAA